aattgcctgggtgaccccaaacttttgaacagtagtgtaagtggtaaaatatctacagtatgtagaaCCATGTTGCTAACACCGATAAATTTTGGACGTGTTGAATCCAGGTATTTTTTTGTGATCCATAGTATTGTAAATACAACACAGAATATAATtctgagttctttctacttGTAATCATGATTGTGCCGTTTCCTTTGAAATGCAGGATATTATAATGGAgtaaaaaacaagcccacagtgagaaaacatGAGAGCAAGAAAGGTTCAGAAACAATGTACAGTTTTGAGAGGTTACAACTTTAAATAACCAGATCCCATCACACATTATGGTCTTTAAATAGCTCAGATCCATTCAACCCTGCTCTGTTCTGACAAACAACAGGAGCGGTTAAGGCATTTATTATTGGATTTAATTCAACTCTAAGACATGTCAGAGGCACATTCCAATAAAAAGACTAGTTTAAACGGAAGTATGATGGTGCTGCTTGACACCATATTTCACTTTTGCATGGCAAAAGCCCATTTCTTCTGAACTCCATGGCCTTGTTTGGTAATAATGTGTGTTCATCTGTGCTTGCCTGTGTCTGTGTAGTGTTGTCTGTGATTAGTAATTAGAATTCAACATGTCACATTAGAGAAGTGTCCTTTTAAGCACCAGTCCTGCCCACTGAAACCAGTCATTTTAGATAAATCCAGAGTTTGTAAAGCTCAGAGCTGCATACAGAGAATTCCATTCCACTTGTTTGCTCTGGATAGATCCCCTCAGATGTGGACATTTGGTTGCTTCCAATGCAATGTTGTCAGAGCTAGAATAACCTGCCAGGGTGGACCTATAAAACTCTACTAAAACCCCCTTTGTTCCATTTCCTGCGCTTTGTGTTAGCACCTTTTGTGCATGGTACACCCTGcagcttcattttatttacagagGAATAGTCTGTGGTAATGTGATTAGGACCTAGAATATTTAAGAAATTAACTGTTGAAGCATATCAATAAAGACAGGCTGCTGACATTTAAGTTTGTGCTTTGTGATGCATGCATTTGAATTAACCATTTAGTTGTACAAATAAACTAATCAGTTAATAATAATTCACTATGTGTAAAATGTATTGCCGACTTGCCAGCTTCAACTGGTTTCTCGTGCAGCTATGTAGCCTGTACATCAGCATCCCATCtcaaataaataacacaaaatgctgGTTGTGAGTAGCTTTTAGAAGCCATGCCAAGTTGGCCAAGTTGTATCACACAAACACTAcctcaaaagtttgaggtcacttagaaatgtctttgtttttagaagaaatgcatttttttttcaatgaagataacattaaatgaatgataaatccagtgtagacattattaatgtggtaaatgactattctagccggaaacagctgatttttaatggaatatctccataggggtacagaggaacgtttccagcaaccatcactcctgtgttctaatgctacattgtgttagctaatggtgttgaaaggctaattcatgggtgtcaaacatgcagcccggggtcaaaagcggccctccagaggatccaatccggcccatgggacgactttgtaaaatgtaaaaattacagagaagacattaactacagattgtaaattagtaaaactataaatttcaaataatttctagaccatgacaagttgttttgatcataaagtaaaatactagattgttcattgttgttttgtgtctcatttttgtaatattttgtcttgtttttgttgttttctgtcttttttttgtctgactttagtcatttgtcttatgtttttgtcgttttgcttcttgtttttgtcattttgtgtttcctttttgtctcacttgtgtgttttttgtcattttttttgcatcttgttccttttttgtctcgtttgtgtccattttttggtcactttgtaactattttgtcaatttttttgtattgtttcatgttgtttgtctattttttgttgttttgtgactcatttttgtaatattttgtcttattttgtcatctgtctcatgcttttgtcattttgtttctcgcttgtgtcattttttgtcttgtttttgtccattatTTTGCCgcattgtaatttttttgtcaaattttttgtctcttttttgtgtctcatttttgtaatattttgtcttgttttttgtcttttttgtctgacttttgttttgatcataaagtaaaatactatatcattcagttccagatgactaaatgttttgttccccTGTAGACACTcttggaagttgtaatgtgtaaattgcATTCATCTGACACTGtcagaacgtacttttttgcactaaaacaaaggaaacatttggagttgtggttatttataggttattatgctctgattttactggtccagcccacttcagatcaaattgggatgaatgtgacccctgaactaaaatgagtttgatacCCCtgggctaattgatgattagaaaacccttgtgtaattatgctagcgcatgaataaaagtgtgacttttaattgaaaacatgaaattgtctgagtgacctcaaacttttgaacggtagtgtatgacACTCAAACTTGCCATTTCAtcctaaactgtaaaaactctaCTGTGTGTTTCTGACAGACTGGTTTTGTATCACGCTTTGGAGAGAAGCAGGACTTGGAGGGCCAGCTGAAGAAAGCCTGCTGGTGGACACTACTGGCACTTGCCATAAGCATCATCACCTACTTCTTCATAAAAAGAATGGCTTAGCTAGCCAATACTGCCACCTAGTGACTGCAGGCAGAAACTCTGCAGGAGTGGGCTGCCATAGAAAAAGGCTGCCGTATGTGCGACTTCTATAGAAACATGTCCATGTACATCATTATTGTCCACATGCAGCATACAGTATTTCACATCTAATGTTGTGGAGGTATTTGAGCTGCCTAAAGAAATGTCTGCAGTTAATCTTATAATTATACAGAAATGGTCCACACACATCAgcatgtttcacattttatgtcCTGTCGGTCAATGTACAAACTTGTGATGTATTTAAATTGTTTCAGGTCACATGCCGGTGAAAATCGAAAGCTTACAGTGTTGTTTGTGCAGCAGGATGTGAACTCTGACCAGGTATTATAAATTAATCGCCACTGAAGGAGTTAGCTGTGCAAAGTCTACATGTGGTCagtgaaaatgacaaagcagAATGATCAGATTTAAGGAGGTGTTTGCTGCATTTGACCCTGTATGTTCTGTTCAGGTTCAGTAACAAACATCAGGCTTTACCAGTAGTTTATTCAAGGGAATGCATGCTAATGTGTAAAGGAGTCATTTCACTGAATCTAAATTCCAGTAAAAGTGATGGTAACACAGCTACACTTTATGTACAGTGTAGTAAACTCAGATAAATTAATTATACTTGAACATGTTTATCAGCTAATTTAAGCATATCAATGacaaatcattaaaacacaggagacAAACTTGAATTATGCTGTGGAACTTTTATTCAGAACACAGAAAACGTGAAAAGACAAGAGGTTTACAAATGAAAAGCTGAACAGTGGAACTTTGGAAGAACAATTACACAATAAATTTAGGCCAGTTCCTCTTCGCCCTCCTCCTCAAACTCTCCCTCTTCCTCAGCAGTGGCATCCTGGTACTGCTGGTACTCAGACACCAGGTCATTCATGTTGCTCTCAGCCTCAGTGAACTCCATCTCATCCATACCCTCGCCAGTGTACCAGTGGAGGAAAGCTTTGCGCCTGAACATAGCAGTGAACTGCTCTGAGATGCGCTTGAACAGCTCCTGGATGGCGGTGCTGTTGCCGATGAAAGTGGCAGCCATCTTGAGGCCACGAGGAGGAATGTCACAGACGGCAGTCTTGACGTTGTTGGGGATCCATTCAACAAAGTAGCTGCTGTTCTTGTTCTGCACATTCAGCATCTGCTCATCCACTTCCTTCATGGACATGCGGCCACGGAAGATGGCAGCCACCGTCAGGTAGCGGCCGTGACGGGGGTCGCAGGCGGCCATCATGTTCTTGGCATCGAACATCTGCTGGGTGAGCTCTGGCACAGTGAGTGATCTGTACTGCTGGCTGCCTCGGCTTGTGAGGGGGGCAAACCCTGGCATGAAGAAGTGCAGACGAGGGAATGGCACCATGTTTACAGCCAGCTTGCGCAGGTCAGCATTGAGCTGCCCAGGGAACCTGAGGCAGGTGGTGACGCCGCTCATGGTTGCAGACACCAAGTGGTTGAGGTCACCGTATGAGGGGGTTGTAAGTTTGAGGGTACGGAAACAGATGTCGTACAGGGCCTCATTGTCAATGCAATAGGTCTCATCTGTGTTTTCGACCAGCTGGTGGACTGATAGTGTGGCGTTGTAGGGCTCAACAACTGTGTCTGACACTTTTGGGGAAGGCACCACACTGAAGGTGTTCATGATGCGGTCGGGGTATTCTTCACGGATCTTGCTGATAAGCAGGGTACCCATACCGGAGCCTGTACCACCACCCAGAGAATGTGTGAGCTGGAAGCCCTGTAGGCAGTCGCAGCTCTCAGCCTCCTTCCTCACCACATCCAGGACAGAGTCCACCAGCTCTGCACCTTCCGTGTAGTGACCCTTGGCCCAGTTGTTGCCAGCACCACTCTGGCCTGTAAACAAGAATCCAGATTTAACTTCACAGTACACTATGAaacttaaaatttaatttaaaaaaaaaaaaaaaaaaaaaaaaaaaaaaaagtgtatataAGAAATAACTCACCAAAAACAAAGTTGTCTGGCCTGAAGACCTGGCCAAAAGGTCCGGACCTCACAGAGTCCATGGTGCCTGGCTCCAAATCCACAAGCACAGCGCGAGGGACATATTTACCACCTATAAAAAGCAGGCAAGaggtgaggagaaaaaaatattgaataaagTCTGAATTAAGTGTACAAGAGAGTAAGTGTTGCTTTACTCACCAGAGGCTTCATTGTAATAGACATTGATCCTGTCCAGCTGCAGGTCACTGTCACCATGGTAAGTACCAGTTGGGTCAATACCATGCTCATCACTGATCACCtcccaaaactgtaaaaaaaataattatgcaAACCCTCGTTAGCGCTAAagacaaaaagacgcaaaaacaATTACGAGTATAGTCACATAGTATAGCGTGTGTATCAGTcatgaaaagcatttaaaatgaaGTCAGTTGACTCAATTTCCCGCCGCGCTGCCATCGGCGCGCGCGCCCTCACCCCCTATTGGCTGCAGTGGTTATGAATTTGAAAATTCCTTGCTACGTCACTAACCGTCTTCTCCAGGCAGAAGCCGGGCGCCGCTCTATGAGCGCTGCCAAGTAGGCCTCAATGAACcgggaacagttttaaaatctgcatACATTTACCGGTTATGACGGTAGAACTACATTTTATCTATTCACAACCTACTCCACCGCCCATCTACCGCTGCATGACCACACATTCTATTGAGTCTTGACTATAAGCCGTCAAGTTACTTCCTTTTGTCGCATTGCTGGGTTTTCATCCTCCCAAAGAACAATGGCGATTTTCAGCTAAGGGCAATTTGTCAGTGTACAAGTGTTGTTTGTCGATTAGCGTTGCAATTCTATAAACATACAACGGTTCCTAAAGAAATTACTACAAGAAACGAGCTAAATTAATCGGATAGATAAAATGTAACATGcccattttgtttaaaaatcttttaattCGCTAATACATCGACATACTGGAGACCTAAAATCATCCCAAAATGTAATAACGTTTAGATTAGCCGTCTGAATGTAATTTTCAAAAGTAGGACACGTTGATATTCCCAGGGTGTGGTTTCTGGGACGACAGCGACCACAAAGAACACGGTGtttctcaaaaaaataaaaacagctcagTAAAGCTTTTAAAAGACAAGAGTAATTTTACTAACCTTGGCACCAATCTGGTTACCGCACTGTCCAGCTTGAAGATGCACGATTTCCCTCATATTTACTGGAGGTAGTACACACACAAATCTGCAAATGACTTTGGCTTTCTTGAAGTGGGTGCGTAACGGCGCTACCCTTTCCTTTATACCGAAATAGGATCCGCCCCCTTCGCCACAGCTCAAATGTCTATTGGCTATTACGTATAAGCACTCTTGATAGACACACATTTTGACCAATCAGATGTTCAAATACTGATCAGCGATTGGCGCACTGTGCCTGCCAATCACTCTCATCTGAAACGTGTGACTAACGTCTAATCTGTAGACGTTGGCCTACTTCCCTCGTGATGGCGGAATGGAAATGCGACACTTGGGAGTGATTTTATTCTGCATTTCATAGCTGCGCGTTAGCAGCTGTCAAAATAGCGAAACCCTTTGAATTGTCGGTCAGCAAATTATTTCGTGTCATTAAACTATCAAACTGTAGTCTCAGTTAGCTGCTGGATAGCTTCAGTCCACGTGGCTCACAAACAGAACACAATGGCTCGGTTTAGCAAAAACCTCCCTGCTTGTGCAGGACAGACCGGCCCTGAGTGGCTACAGCCGTGATTTTCAGTCATGTGTTTCTGAGGCCAGCGAGTCTGCAGCTTTTCACTGCACACGGTTACAGCAGCTCGTTTCACAGATTATTTCCCCTTTCTGTGGTGCAGTGTGGGGTAATGAGCTGGTGGGCAGGATGAAAAGCTGCATTCTTGGCCTTCATGGTGCTGAAGGCATTAGGCACTGTGGAGTTATGTCACAGTAAAGAGCACAATCCTCTTCTGTACTGAGAAACTTACACATTTTAAGTGAGAACCAGTGAACCGTGTCCTGTATGATTATTAGAGAGGCAGACAACCAATAAAGACCCCTGTACACTACATCAAACCTAAACAGTCCAAACCTTTGCTCGTGTAGGCATTTAGCCTTTATTGATCTGAGatatttattctaaaaataattaatgaaaatgTTCTAATTTAGTTTCAGCTGTAAGGTTTAAACAGAATATTGTCAAGTGGCTTACTCAGACGGTCAGGTTCTAGCCACTAAAGCAATATTGTGGAATGAGGGCAGGTTGCCTTATTAATAGTTAATCTGAGATGCCAAACAAGAATGTGGCTGTGACTCCTGCATGGTGTATTTGCTACAGCTGTCTGTAAGGACCAACATCCCTCCCAGGTGCTTGTTGCCATGACAATTAGGTTCTCCCATTGGAAGTTGTAGACGTCTGTGTGTTAGTGCAGGCAGGGCTGTAAGCTTTTCATGGGCATACCCAGTCTTTAGCTTGGTATGAATGCATACCATACATTTTTATGTAGATTACTTCTTGCGTGGACTGCAAAAGTCTCATTAAACCTAAATAGTGTTATTCTGAGTTCATACTGAGCCTGGATGTTCTTACAGGCACACCACTGCTACGCTTatcatatacagtatgtagGTCATGCTCGTAgtcttttctgtgtgtgcattGTAATGTGACATACAAAGGCCTTCTCTGTTAGCTCCCTGACAGAGCTATGTCACAGTGAGGATGAGTCAGGATGGATGCAAATAAGCATTTAGCTTCCCTTTTCTGCACTGTGGCTTGTTGTTTTCAGGTGTGCCTGCTGGATTCTGAGGTAGATAAAGTTGAAAGGACTGAGGCCAGTGTTCAACCAGTGTTATACTTTACACATCTGTGTGATGAAAGTTTAGTTTTATCCTCAGGTATGGAGCATAGTTATGGGTGAGTGTGCAGATTTTATGTTGCTTGTGGATATCCACGCCTGTCCTACAAGGGGACACGCACAGTAGTTACTGATCTGCTGTGCAtgtatactaccgttcaaaagtttggggtcaaacagacaatttcatgttttccatgaaaactcacacatttatccatgtgctaacataactggggttaacaagggttttctaatcatcaatgagcctttcaacaccattagctaacacaatgtagcattagaacacaggagtgatggttgctggaaatgttcctctgtacctctatggagatattccatttaaaatcagccgtttccagctagaatagtcatttatcacattaacgatgtctacactggatttatcattcatttaatgttatcttcaatgaaaaaatgggattttctttcaaagaaaaggacatttctaagtgaccccaaacttttgaacttttGAAGGAAAGCAGAGTTACTTTTCCTACAAAAATAGTGTACAGTACACTAGTATTTCTATTGTCTTGTATGTTGTCAGCTGCTTTAAGCTCTGACCATCTGAAGCTGTCAGGTGAAGCTTCTTGCTAAGTGCATCTGCTGCAGTCTTTGATTCGGACTATGCTCTGTATTCTGAATAGGGATAATTTATATATCCACATTCATACATTTCTACATATATTTGAACTATTTTTTCCACAGATTGAGTTTTCTGCTTAcgacaaaacacagattttattcCAGTGTGGGCCTGGGTGTTTGCACAGTTCATGACTATAGAATGACATTTAATTAGCAGAACATGTAAATCAAGGATGTCTCATCATTGGTGTTTCATCGAGTGACATTAATTAAACTGCTAAAGAAGAAAGGTGAGCATGGTGAACATCATGTCTGCTGTCAGCATTGTCATTGTGAGCATATTGGCATGCTGATGTTAGCAACAACAAAGCCTGCTAGGCTGAAGACTCTCTGGGCCAATTTTAGTATCTCTGTGCTGTTAAGACTAAAAATTAAGGCAAAAAACTCAATCCATAAATGTACAATAAGATGACTTTTGTATTACCCTGTACAAATACACATCATACACTACATACTCTATCATATATAATGTTCTTTAATGTGACAGAGTTTGTAAATACCCAGTTAAAGCCCCCATCAGTTTGACAAGACAACTTTACTACATGGTGCAATATGTGTAGCAAATTCTAGACAGTGTGTGCTGGTTAGCCTCAGTACTGGGTAGATATTCTGTTTGATCTCAGTCAGGTTTTCTTCTTTACGGTCTGTTGCCTTTGTGCTGTAACTGATCAATTATTCATGGATTTCTTTAGAGGGATGAAGTGTGTGCATTGAGTGGGTTGTGGTGACAACTCTAGTCAGGTCAGGTGGAGCTTAAAGCACGAAAAGTCTTTTCAGCATACTGGGAggagatttttgtcatttgaagcTTTTTATGAGTACAGCGCCTCATGATAAAACACTTCCTACAGTATGCTTGCAGTACAGCAGCATGCAGTATGAAGCCCTGCTGAACCATGACTCAGCATCTTTCAgaacactgcagcagcaggagcgGCACTCAGCCTCCAGCAGCCAGATCAATATTATGAAAAGGACACTGCTCAGATGAACACATATCGTCTCAGTGATGGTAATGATAATGTTATCTCTCGCTTTTGGATCAACTGGAGGTTTTTCCAAGAGTTATTGGGACATCTtgataataaggaattgcaATGTGCCAGCTTAGAAATAACAAATCAATGGACTAGTATTTTAGCATAACTCAGTTTATTGTGCAGATGAAGCTTCCTCAGTGGTGGTCAAGGCAATGCcctccagagtaactatatggtTAGATAGTGAGTTTCTCAGGTATTTAAGGCCAAATAAAGGAATAACTGTGTGACATTTGTGGAGCAAAGGACATTTTTGCTGTATATCCTAATATTTTTGCCTAAAGAAATCTTGCACAAGGTGAAAAGTAATTGTCCCAGCCAGGGCACCGGAGTGGGATCATTGTGGTCACACAGACATccaaaaatctgtccaaattAAATTGTGGCTcaatatttttaattgattgcAGCGATGTGCCTGACATTCAGCAGGTGTGTCTGTTTCTGGATGGCCTGCCGAGTTAGATAAACTCTCTCATCTACCAAGGCATCTACCAAACATCAGTAAACTGTAGCTTTAGAGAACAGCTTTGGTTACGCTTTTACCCTTTAAACCGCATGAGTCCCTGCATGCAGATCAGTCACACTGAGCCACCCGCTACCACAAGTGAATGTGGTAGCAGGTGGGTCACATTCACAGGGTGAAACACTGAGGTACAGCATGATCAAATAGTCAGCATTATGCATTACATCAATTCCGGAAACACCACTTTTGCTGTCAGAGCATGAACTTTCCATACTGACTCATTAAAAAGCACAGTCTTTAAAATATTCATCCTGTCCAGTGACATGTATGTGCAATCCCCCTCCCTGCAGCATTTCAGTGAGTAGTCAGAACATGCAATTTATTATATAGCCAAGTTTCATAATGTGTTAAGAACGTACCGATGTGTATGGGAAGTGACAGTAAATGAAATGTATTACTAAGTGCTTAAAAAACACTTTCTATTGCTGTTGCatccaaatgaaaacattacaCTCAGTAAAAGTTAAGTCCCATACGGAGCCCTGTGAAACTTCATGACAAGCTTGCGTGCATGGAAGAGTCATCATTAACAGACAGACCGGATACTGGGATCCTAATGAAAATGTTggtatacaccgatcagcctcagcaggacaatgaaccCCAACAcaccgcaaaaactgctcaCAAGTGGTCTgtggaacacgacagagctaaggagttcacctgggttccacactatCCAGATTCAAATCTTATTGAGTAtttgtgggatggtccaggatcagcctgatctaggtaggttcCACCCTGCAGCCCACAGGACCTACAGAAtccactgccaccatcctggtgccacaggacatctccagaggtcctgagtccatgaaccactgggacagaggagttttagcaaccagttgagctatctgggtgcccCGTTAGAATGTtttggagtaatgttgctaacagacagacagacatatgcCAGTCATCCCATAACTTCGCCGTtgcttggtggagtaattatcTGTCATCAGTGACCTGAATTCAAAAGATCTGTATTGAACTTCAATCATACATCGCTGTAAAGGTCTATTCATTTGGCTTCTTTCCCAGCTTAGCCTTTCCATTTTCCAGGGTCTTTGACAAAGCCAGTCCAGGGTGTTGCATGCTGCAATCTCGcactgatacagaaatctttaacaaatttgtggatccagactataggTGTCAAAATCtcatcaattggtccttgtcacatttctgaccttccctggaaatttcatccaaatccattagtccatttttgagttatgttgctaacagacagactgacagacctACAAACCAGCGCTGATCATCACGCAACTCCACCACgtttcttggcagagtaataaatcTTTTAATAAATCTAAATCCAAATGAACAAGCTAAATAGTTTTGTGCCCAGTGTTAGTATCACACATCAACCCATGTAGGTAAAataaacattgtaaaacaaacaaatataaatgttAAGTAGTTAGAGCAGATTTCAAAGAGTTAAAACTATATAAATGTTAAAACTAGTTGTGTGAAGGAGACCGTGATCATAAATTAGATGTCACAATGAATACATTTGCTGGATCCTTTATTTACATCATATTTTACACTAATGCTGGATTTTAATGGGTGCGTACTGTTTTGAatgtaaaagcaaataaataggAAACAAAACACTTGGGTCAGATTCAAATCAAGTGAACTTCATTGTCACTGAAAACAAGTACAACTAATGCGATCCAGTGAGTAATTAGAAAGTGCAAATGGTAGCAAATGCatacaaatataaatgaatGGATTTTATCGTTCAAAATGAATAATGTACAATATTATGTAAGTAATAGCAATAACATGTAGCCTGCTCCTATTATGTAGATTGTAAACCAGTGTTTCTGCCATGCACCTTTATTTTGGAAGAGGGAAAAATAGCAATGATTGATAATAATAACTGGTTGGTCTGTTTTGCTCTTCGTTTGGTGTTTGCCTTTATGACTAAATCTAGCTGGTTTCTATTCTCAGATGAATAAGAACCAGTTTAGTTGTGCTCTACATTATCCGGTCTAGTTGTGTGTTTTCCCCTGCTGCACGGGTTACTGTCCCTTGAGTTTAGGAACCATTGGTCTAAAACATGAGCTGGTATGAAGCGTAAAAAGAAGACCTTCTGTGCAGTAAAAACAGGTCAGAAGTCAAACACGGAT
Above is a genomic segment from Amphiprion ocellaris isolate individual 3 ecotype Okinawa chromosome 6, ASM2253959v1, whole genome shotgun sequence containing:
- the tubb2b gene encoding tubulin beta-2b chain, coding for MREIVHLQAGQCGNQIGAKFWEVISDEHGIDPTGTYHGDSDLQLDRINVYYNEASGGKYVPRAVLVDLEPGTMDSVRSGPFGQVFRPDNFVFGQSGAGNNWAKGHYTEGAELVDSVLDVVRKEAESCDCLQGFQLTHSLGGGTGSGMGTLLISKIREEYPDRIMNTFSVVPSPKVSDTVVEPYNATLSVHQLVENTDETYCIDNEALYDICFRTLKLTTPSYGDLNHLVSATMSGVTTCLRFPGQLNADLRKLAVNMVPFPRLHFFMPGFAPLTSRGSQQYRSLTVPELTQQMFDAKNMMAACDPRHGRYLTVAAIFRGRMSMKEVDEQMLNVQNKNSSYFVEWIPNNVKTAVCDIPPRGLKMAATFIGNSTAIQELFKRISEQFTAMFRRKAFLHWYTGEGMDEMEFTEAESNMNDLVSEYQQYQDATAEEEGEFEEEGEEELA